DNA sequence from the Hoylesella buccalis ATCC 35310 genome:
CACTTATCCGTAACTTCTACAAGGCCATTATTCAAAGACTTGACGTAAGGCTGGTTGTTTGTTGTCAAAAACAATCATGTTTTTTTTGTTTCAACAACAAATGTATCTTTATTCTGATTTTGTAACAGGCAGAATGCTGGAAACGTTAGGAACAAACATTTTCAGCACCAAGATCCTTTTTTAAGATAAAGTTAGATTAAGACTTTTGCCCTATTGTTATTTTGTAGCAGCAAACCAGTTTCGTGTGTGATTGGCAATCCTTACTAACATCAACATTACTGGAACTTCGACTAACACTCCCACCACGGTAGCCAAGGCAGCCCCGGATTGTAAACCAAACAGAGAAATAGCCACAGCAACCGACAATTCAAAGAAATTACTTGCCCCAATCATTCCGGCAGGTGCAGCAACATCATGGGGTAATTTCCACCATTTCGCCCAACCGTAAGCAACGAAGAATATCAGAACCGTTTGCAACACAAGCGGAACGGCGATCAAGAAGATATGCAGAGGATTGTTCAGTATCGTTTCTCCTTGAAATGAAAACAGGATAATAAGCGTTAATAGCAATCCACCTACCGTATAATTATCAAATTTCTTAACAAATACGTTATTGAAATATTCCACACCTTTGCGGCGGATAACCATTATTCGGGTAATGACCCCGGCAGCAAGTGGTATCACGACAAACAGCCCTACGGATAACAACAGAGTGTCCCACGGGATTGATACGCCGCCAACTCCCAGCAAGAAAGCAACGATAGGGGCAAACGCTACCAATATGATTAAATCGTTCACAGCCACTTGTACCAGTGTATAAGCGGCATCCCCTTTGGTAAGGTAACTCCACACGAACACCATAGCTGTACAAGGTGCAGCCCCCAATAATACCGCCCCGGCTAAATATTCTTCGGCTAATCCAGCAGGTATAAAGGCTTTGAAAACCACATAGAAGAACAAATAGGCTATTCCGAACATGGTAAATGGCTTTATCAGCCAATTTGTAACGCAAGTGACTATTATTCCTTTCGGACGCTTGCCGACATTCTTAACACTTTGAAAATCCACTTTTAGCATCATCGGATAAATCATTAACCAAATCAGGATTGCCACGGGTATAGACACGTTGGCATATTCAAATTTACTTAATGTTTGCGGAATTGCCGGAAGCCATTGTCCCACGGCAATTCCAATAATGATGCACAAGGCAACCCAGATAGTCAGATATTTTTCAAAAAATCCAATTCCTTGTTTCTTTTCCATAATAACAAATATTTAGCTTAATTGTGGTTTTAATACGTTCAGGTAGAAATCATAGAAACGGGCTTTTATTTCATCCCGTACCCGATGAAATTCACTGTTTATAAACTCCGGCGTTCCGGTTGCTTCCGAGGGGTCGTCAAATCCCATGTGCAGTCTCTTTCCGACTTTACCAGTAAACACTGGGCAGCTTTCATTTGCCCCACCGCAGACCGTAATCACATAATCCCATTCCTGCCCTATATATAGGTTTACACTTTTAGGGATATTATGGGCTAAATCTATCCCTATTTCTTCCATAACCTTTACCGCCATCGGATGAACCTTTTCAGCAGGTTTTGTTCCTGCTGAGAAGACATCCAGTTTATTGTCAAATGATTGTAGAAAGCCATGTGCCATTTGGCTGCGGCAGCTATTCCCTGTGCAAAGAATTAAAATCTTCATGTTTTTAATTATTTTTCCAAGCTATTAGGGCAGCATTTCCCTTTGACAATTCTTCTACTTTCTTAATCCAAACCAATTCATTTTGCGCCTTTGCCCGCAAGAATGGATTTTCAGTGTCAGTTAATGACAAGCAAGCATTCACGATCCACCATTTATTATTAATCCCAGCACGTTGTAAATCCATTTGCAAACGTTCGGCTTCAAATACGGGTGTTGCTTCGGGCAGGGTTACAATAACGACTTCTGTTTCCTGCTGGTTTCTCAAACGTGGTAACAGCTTTCTTACGGAAGCGGGAGTGTCGCCATGTGTACGTTGAACTTCTTTATGGTAACTTTCCGTTGCATCCAGCAACAACAAAGTGTGTCCAGTAGGTGCGGTGTCAATTACTACAACTTCATTTTCTGCTTTATCGACAATTTCAGCAAAAGCCCTGAATACTGCAATTTCCTGCGTACACGGTGAACGTAAATCTTCCTCAATATATTCCATATCTTCGGCTGTCATTGTTTCCGCAGCTTTACTGCGAACCTCGTTTTTATAAGCTTCCAACACTTCCGCTTCGTCAATACGGCTTACCGTAATGCCAGCCTGAACAGCAAGGTTATAATTCAGATGATTTGCCGGGTCGGTGGTGGTAAGATGCACCTTTGCGCCCAGTTTTGTTAATTTCAGGGCTATTTCAGTGGCTATAGTGGTTTTTCCCACGCCGCCTTTTCCCATAGTAAAAACAACCCTTTTTCCTGATTGATAGAGGTCGTTTATCAGTTCATCCATCCCTTTGGCATCGGTAATCGGCTGATAGTTCGCATCATTTGTCAAATCATCATTGTAAAGCATCCGGCGGATATTCGCAATATTAGATAAATTGTATGACCGTAAAGGGACATAATAAGACGGATATTCCAGCAGCTCCGCAGGAATCTGTTTCAGGGCATTTTGCTGCCTGTCATATATCTGTTTCGATATGTTATCGGCTTCATCTAATTGCAGCAAAAGCCCGTTGATTACCAATAGCTGGTTTTTAATTCCCAGTAATTGCAATTCATGTGAAGAACGGGCGGCTTCTTTTAATGGTGCGATTTCAGGACGGCTAACCAATACTAAGCGGGTTGCGTTTGCATCCGAAAGTGTTTCAACTGCCTGCTTATAGATACCTTTCCGTTCTTCCAAACCGGATAATTGACCTAAGCAAGATGCACCGTGCGTACTCTCACTAATAAATGTACTCCACGCTGATGGTAGTTGTAACATTCGTAACGTGTGCCCCGTGGGGGCTGTATCAAAGATAATATGGTCGTATTCTTTTGCTTTGTTAGCATCCGTGATAAAATCGGAAAACTGGTTGAAAGCCGCAATTTCTACCGTACAAGATCCTGAAAGTTGTTCTTCCATATTCTGAATTACACTTTCGGGCAGTTGTCCCCAGAAAGGAGCAATAACGCTTTCCCTGTATTCGGCTGCGGCTTGTTCCGGGTCGAGATTAACGACCGTTAAGCCGGGTACTTCTTGAATATCCGTGCCGTGTCCGTTCAGTGTTTGATTAAACACATCTTGCAGGTTTGAAGCCGGGTCTGTACTGATAAGAAGTATTTTCTTTCCATTATCTGCTAAGCCTACCGCAGTAGCACAAGCAATCGAAGTTTTTCCAACACCGCCCTTTCCGGTGAAGAAAAGATACTTCGTTAAATCTATATCTGATAAATTAAATGTTTTCATTTCCATACAATTAGCTGATGAGTACTCATTTTACTGGCATAAAATCCAAATTGATACCCGTCCATTCACTCATTTGTTTGGTGGTAGGATAGGTTTTTGAAACGGCGATTTCACCGTCCACTAAAGTAATAGGCAGTGCATCCGCCCCATGTTTTTGCAGATGCTCGTTTACAGTCTTATTACTTACATATACTTGCGGTTCGTCACGTAAATTGTGACGGGTAACGATGATACCATGTTTTTTCAATGTTTCAACAACAACCGCAATACGCATTAATTCAGGGTCAATATTTGTTCCACAAAGACCCGTGGGGCAACACATTGCCGGGTCGAAAATTTCTATCTTTTTCATACTGTTTTTTTGTTTAAAGTGATACTCCATGTTTATAGATAAAAGACTACTACATAATAAATTCCTACCGCAATAAAGAGGATGGCAACTATTTTACGAAACCATTTCTCGAATATTTGCATCCGGTTATAAAACTTACCCAGTCCGGCAACACTGTACGCTAAAATCCATGCAACAAGGATTACGGGTAATCCCGTAGCAATAGCGTAAATAACAGGTAAGAGATACCCACCCGTTTCCGCTGCTGACATAGGCATAAGCATACCGAAATAAAATACTCCACTAGTAGGACAAAAAGCAAGGGCGAATAACATACCCAATAGCATAGCCCCCCAACCGCCTTTAGTCCTCTTTTTCAAACTTTCACCGCCGATATTGATTTTCGGTAGATTGAGTTTTATTCCATCGAGCATATATATTCCAATGATGATTAACGCAGGAGCAATCAGCATTTCCCCGTACTTGCTTACGGCTTTTTGAACCATAAACATACTTGCTCCCTCACGGAGAACAGGGATAAGAATAAAGCCAAGAACCGTATAGCTTACTGCTCTGCCGAAAGTATAAAGCAATCCGTTTATAAATATCCGGTGATGGTTTTCTATGTCCTTACTAATAAATCCTATTGCCGTTATGTTGGTCGCTAACGGACATGGACTGACCGCCGTTAAGATCCCCAATATAAAAGCTGTAATAGCAGGAATAGAACTGTTATCTAATAGCGATTGAAGAAAATCCATCTTACAACTGTTTTAACAATTCGTCAATCTTGCTTTTAATTCCCTCTTTAAACTTGTCCGGTGCATTTTTCGCATTGGAAAAACCAAACTCGGTCAGGTTGTTTACATTCTCTTTGCCATCTTTCCAGGCGTTTACAAACAAAGACGACCATGTAACTTCGTACTTGTCTGCAATCGCTTCATTTTCTTTCTTTGAAATATCTATCACTTTATAGATAATTTTACCGTCTGCCTTTTCTTCTGAATAAAGGCTATCCAAAAGGGCAATTGTATTTGCTTCTATCGCCCGACAAGTGATACACCGTTGCGCTCCATGAAAATATAGAACCTCTATGCGGTTAGACTGTATTTCTTCCGCTTGATTTTCTCCGGTCTTTTTCTTTGCACCGTTACCACAGGAAACTAAGACCAACGTTGCAATCAGTAGATAAAATAATTTTCTCATAGTTCATTTTTATTTGGTTATCAACTCTTTCACTTCTGCAAGGGATAACTTTTTCCCGGCTGATACGACTTTCTCGTCAATCACCAAAGCCGGAAGCCGTAAAATGTTATACTCCATGATTTTCAATAAATCTTCTTCTTTGATAAGGGTTGCATCGCAACCTAATTCTGAAATAGCTTGTTTGGTAGTTTCGTACAAGGCTTTACAGCTTGAACACCCAGTTCCTAATACTTTAATTTCCATTGTCATTATACTTTAATGTTAATATAATAATTGTAGTTCGTAGAACTACGAACAATTATTCCAAAAAAAAGTACTGCTATTCACAGCACGATGTACTTTTACATTTACAGTCTCCTAAAAAAGCTGCAAACAATTTTCGGGCAAGTTCCCAGTTCTCCCGGTTTATACAATACCGGACTTTGGGCGTTTCTATCTCCCCTTGAATTAAGCCAGCATCTTTCAATTCTTTCAAATGCTGCGAAACGGTTGCTTTGGCAATGGGCAGTTCTTCGTGAATGTCACCGAAGAAGCAACTCTCTTGTTTTGCCAAGAAAGCAAGAATAGCCATCCGTGCCGGATGTCCCATTGCTTTGGCAAACCGAGCAATCTGTTCCTGATCTGTTGTGTACTGTTTCTTTTTCACTCCAATTCTCCTTTCTTCTTTGTTGTTCGCAAAAGTACGAACAATATTTTTAATATCCAAATTTTGTGGCATATTTTTTTCGGATAGGTGCAAGTATATATCTAGTCGACTCTCAAAAAGGCGACATCGCATTCTTCATATAGACCTGCGTGATGAATTGGTTTTGAAAATTTAAATTCAGCCTCTACAGCACCATA
Encoded proteins:
- a CDS encoding aromatic aminobenezylarsenical efflux permease ArsG family transporter, with translation MDFLQSLLDNSSIPAITAFILGILTAVSPCPLATNITAIGFISKDIENHHRIFINGLLYTFGRAVSYTVLGFILIPVLREGASMFMVQKAVSKYGEMLIAPALIIIGIYMLDGIKLNLPKINIGGESLKKRTKGGWGAMLLGMLFALAFCPTSGVFYFGMLMPMSAAETGGYLLPVIYAIATGLPVILVAWILAYSVAGLGKFYNRMQIFEKWFRKIVAILFIAVGIYYVVVFYL
- a CDS encoding ArsR/SmtB family transcription factor, which gives rise to MKKKQYTTDQEQIARFAKAMGHPARMAILAFLAKQESCFFGDIHEELPIAKATVSQHLKELKDAGLIQGEIETPKVRYCINRENWELARKLFAAFLGDCKCKSTSCCE
- a CDS encoding thioredoxin family protein; the encoded protein is MEIKVLGTGCSSCKALYETTKQAISELGCDATLIKEEDLLKIMEYNILRLPALVIDEKVVSAGKKLSLAEVKELITK
- the arsA gene encoding arsenical pump-driving ATPase, which translates into the protein MKTFNLSDIDLTKYLFFTGKGGVGKTSIACATAVGLADNGKKILLISTDPASNLQDVFNQTLNGHGTDIQEVPGLTVVNLDPEQAAAEYRESVIAPFWGQLPESVIQNMEEQLSGSCTVEIAAFNQFSDFITDANKAKEYDHIIFDTAPTGHTLRMLQLPSAWSTFISESTHGASCLGQLSGLEERKGIYKQAVETLSDANATRLVLVSRPEIAPLKEAARSSHELQLLGIKNQLLVINGLLLQLDEADNISKQIYDRQQNALKQIPAELLEYPSYYVPLRSYNLSNIANIRRMLYNDDLTNDANYQPITDAKGMDELINDLYQSGKRVVFTMGKGGVGKTTIATEIALKLTKLGAKVHLTTTDPANHLNYNLAVQAGITVSRIDEAEVLEAYKNEVRSKAAETMTAEDMEYIEEDLRSPCTQEIAVFRAFAEIVDKAENEVVVIDTAPTGHTLLLLDATESYHKEVQRTHGDTPASVRKLLPRLRNQQETEVVIVTLPEATPVFEAERLQMDLQRAGINNKWWIVNACLSLTDTENPFLRAKAQNELVWIKKVEELSKGNAALIAWKNN
- a CDS encoding arsenate reductase ArsC; protein product: MKILILCTGNSCRSQMAHGFLQSFDNKLDVFSAGTKPAEKVHPMAVKVMEEIGIDLAHNIPKSVNLYIGQEWDYVITVCGGANESCPVFTGKVGKRLHMGFDDPSEATGTPEFINSEFHRVRDEIKARFYDFYLNVLKPQLS
- a CDS encoding nitrophenyl compound nitroreductase subunit ArsF family protein, whose protein sequence is MRKLFYLLIATLVLVSCGNGAKKKTGENQAEEIQSNRIEVLYFHGAQRCITCRAIEANTIALLDSLYSEEKADGKIIYKVIDISKKENEAIADKYEVTWSSLFVNAWKDGKENVNNLTEFGFSNAKNAPDKFKEGIKSKIDELLKQL
- the arsB gene encoding ACR3 family arsenite efflux transporter; the encoded protein is MEKKQGIGFFEKYLTIWVALCIIIGIAVGQWLPAIPQTLSKFEYANVSIPVAILIWLMIYPMMLKVDFQSVKNVGKRPKGIIVTCVTNWLIKPFTMFGIAYLFFYVVFKAFIPAGLAEEYLAGAVLLGAAPCTAMVFVWSYLTKGDAAYTLVQVAVNDLIILVAFAPIVAFLLGVGGVSIPWDTLLLSVGLFVVIPLAAGVITRIMVIRRKGVEYFNNVFVKKFDNYTVGGLLLTLIILFSFQGETILNNPLHIFLIAVPLVLQTVLIFFVAYGWAKWWKLPHDVAAPAGMIGASNFFELSVAVAISLFGLQSGAALATVVGVLVEVPVMLMLVRIANHTRNWFAATK
- the arsD gene encoding arsenite efflux transporter metallochaperone ArsD — translated: MKKIEIFDPAMCCPTGLCGTNIDPELMRIAVVVETLKKHGIIVTRHNLRDEPQVYVSNKTVNEHLQKHGADALPITLVDGEIAVSKTYPTTKQMSEWTGINLDFMPVK